CTCCTCCGGAGAACGGCAGCTGTTGGCTGTGGCCAGGGTGGCGATTCGTAATCCAACGGTGTTGGTGATGGATGAAGCCACGGCCTTTATGGATCCCTCGACCGAAGCAACGTTGCAGCGTGATCTCGATCGGTTGCTGCAAAAGCGGACTGCTGTGGTGATTGCGCATCGCCTCGCCACCGTCGAGGCCTCAGATCGCATCCTTGTTTTAAAAGCTGGAGAGTTGATTGAGCAGGGCACCCACGTGGAGTTGCGAGCCAACGGTGGGTTGTATGCCCAGTTGGCTGACCTTCAAGAACGGGGGCTCGCCAAGCTGTGATGCCCTCGTTGCAAGTGCCTGCAGAGCCACTCCTGCAGCAATACGGCGAGGACGCAAGGTTGTGTACTTGTGCGAATGATCAGCTCACCCTGGTGTTTAGTCAGTCGCAACCCTTTGATCTCATCGAGCTTGAGCAGTTGCTCGAAGCTGTGGGATGGAGTCGCCGCCCTGCCCGTCGTGTGCGGAAAGCGTTGTCAAACAGCCTTCTCAAGGTGGGCTTATGGCGCCATGACCCCAGGGTTCCTCGGCTTGTTGGTTTCGCACGGTGCACGGGAGATGGCGTTTTTGAGGCCACCGTTTGGGATGTGGCTGTCCACCCCCTCTATCAAGGCAACGGCTTGGGCAAACAGATGATGATCTATATCCTCGAGACCCTGCATCAGATGGGCACGGAACGGGTGAGCCTGTTTGCTGATCCAGATGTAGTCAATTTCTATCAGCGTCAGGGGTGGGATCTTGAGCCTCAAGCTCATCGTTGTGCTTTCTGGTACTCCAATTAGGGATGGATCAACGTCGATAAATTTGAATTAATTGTTCGGCGTCCTCGCCGTTTTTCCAGCGTCGTCTTAGCTGAGCATTGCTCCAGGCTTGGTTCAAAACGCCGCGACGGGTCCAGCGTCGTGCGCTTGTGGTGAGGGCGCACCCCAGGGCACCAATTCGACTGATCTGTTGCAGCCTTTGGATGAGGTCGACATCTTCCATGAGAGCTAAGGATCGATAGCCCCCAACGCGTTCGTACAGGCTGCGGTGGATTAAGAGACCTTGGTCTCCATAGGGCATCTGGCCCCAGTGGCTGCGAATCGCCACACACCATTCCAGCAGCTTCAACAATGGCCGGCGTTGATCGACGCGGAAGTCAAAGGCCCAAGCCTGTTGATGTCCCCGCGCCATGCTGAGCACCCTTTGGACGTGATCCACCCAGTGCTGGCTCAGCCGACTATCGGCGTGCAACACCATCAACCAGCTGTGCTGAGACAACTGCAGACCCCGTTGGAGTTGTTGTCCTCGACCCTGCACAGGGCTTTGCACAACCTGGGCGCCTCCTTGGTGGGCCACCTGAATGGTTTTGTCCGTACTGCCTCCATCCACAACAATGATTTGGAGGGCATCGGGCCACCGCTGGAGATCTGCCAGGAGGAAGGGGAGGTGCCGCGCTTCATTGAGGGCGGGAACCACCACGGTTAACCCTGCCAAGGCCTGAGATCTGCCAGGTGATCGAGATCATTCCGCCGAGCGATCAGGGCAGTGGTGAGTTGGTTTTGTGCCGCTTGAGCTTTTGTTTGTTCGAGCACATTCGCCTTCCCCCAGGGAATTCCCCCTAGAGGCCAGTGTTGTGGGCGTGCAAGAAGTTTCCGACCGAAACCAATCAGCCAGTAGCCGCCATCCTCTGCGGGACCGAGCACAAGATCGTTGCCTTGAAGGCTGGTGATTGCCGCTTGCAGGTCGTTGCTGTTTAGGTCCGGAAGATCCGTGCCGATGAACAGGGTGCTGCGGTCCGTGCGTTGGCCCAAAAGGAGTTGGCGTTTCATCCTGCAGCCCAAGTTTCCGCCCCCTTGTAATTCCACGTGGGTTAGGCCGAGTTGCTCTCCCCAGCGCCGGGCGGCGCTGGGGCCAAGGCCGTCGATGGCCAACGTGGCTGTGATGGTTCGGGACGCTGCCATCGACGTCACCACGGAGGCCGTGTGACGCGTGAGTTGACGTTGGATACGCATGGCGCTTTCCCCCGCATTGAGCACCCCAGCGCAACCGCTCAGGTCGTGGTTGAGGCGTTGCTTGCACCGGTTGGCTGCCGGCCAGCGAGCCATCACCACGATCCGTGGCATCTCAATTTTGACGGGGTAATTCTTTGGGCAGCACTTCAACTGAGATTTCATCGCCATCGCGTCTCAGTTTGAGCTGCATGGGTTGCCCCACCTCGCCGCGGTCAACGGCAAGCTGAACTTCCGTGGGGTTTTGTACTGATTCGCCGTCCACATAAAGAATCAGATCGCATTGGCGAATGTCTGCCTCCGCAGCAGGTGTATTGGGTACAACCTCCACGACCAGAACCCCGTTGAGTTCTGGCACGTTGCAGCTGCTGCCGGTGGCATTGATCTCTCGGGCGAGTTGGGGGGTCAGGCTCCGCAGCTGAACTCCAATAAAGGGATGTGATGCCTCCCCCGTGCTCACAATCTGCTGGGCGATTCGCTTCGCCAGATTGACGGGAACGGCAAAGCTGAGTCCTCCCCCTGGGGCTGTTCTGATCGCCGTGTTGATGCCGATTACCTGGCCAGCAGCATTGATAAGCGGCCCACCGCTGTTGCCAGGATTCACGGCTGCATCCGTTTGGATATATGGAACGCGTTGGCCTTCTCCCACGGCGTTGGTTCGGTCGACGGCGCTGATAATCCCGGCCGTGACGGTGTTGTTCAGGCCAAAAGGATTACCGATGGCGATGGCCCATTCACCGGGCTTCAAGTCATCGGAGTTGCCGAGGGATGCCACTGGCAGGTTTTCGGCGACGACCTTCACCACTGCAACGTCGG
The DNA window shown above is from Synechococcus sp. CC9902 and carries:
- a CDS encoding GNAT family N-acetyltransferase, which translates into the protein MPSLQVPAEPLLQQYGEDARLCTCANDQLTLVFSQSQPFDLIELEQLLEAVGWSRRPARRVRKALSNSLLKVGLWRHDPRVPRLVGFARCTGDGVFEATVWDVAVHPLYQGNGLGKQMMIYILETLHQMGTERVSLFADPDVVNFYQRQGWDLEPQAHRCAFWYSN
- a CDS encoding trypsin-like peptidase domain-containing protein, encoding MPTFIRWIGLALIGTSLSSCGLIKSQLGLGPKPPQLAPPVVNDQPRSAPLQARENVIVKAVDRVGPAVVRIDVVKKVNNPLGGIFGIGPSTQRQQGQGSGFITRSNGLIFTNEHVVRGADQVAVTLPDGRSFKGKVLGGDPLTDVAVVKVVAENLPVASLGNSDDLKPGEWAIAIGNPFGLNNTVTAGIISAVDRTNAVGEGQRVPYIQTDAAVNPGNSGGPLINAAGQVIGINTAIRTAPGGGLSFAVPVNLAKRIAQQIVSTGEASHPFIGVQLRSLTPQLAREINATGSSCNVPELNGVLVVEVVPNTPAAEADIRQCDLILYVDGESVQNPTEVQLAVDRGEVGQPMQLKLRRDGDEISVEVLPKELPRQN
- a CDS encoding TIGR04282 family arsenosugar biosynthesis glycosyltransferase, with translation MPRIVVMARWPAANRCKQRLNHDLSGCAGVLNAGESAMRIQRQLTRHTASVVTSMAASRTITATLAIDGLGPSAARRWGEQLGLTHVELQGGGNLGCRMKRQLLLGQRTDRSTLFIGTDLPDLNSNDLQAAITSLQGNDLVLGPAEDGGYWLIGFGRKLLARPQHWPLGGIPWGKANVLEQTKAQAAQNQLTTALIARRNDLDHLADLRPWQG
- a CDS encoding TIGR04283 family arsenosugar biosynthesis glycosyltransferase, with the translated sequence MVVPALNEARHLPFLLADLQRWPDALQIIVVDGGSTDKTIQVAHQGGAQVVQSPVQGRGQQLQRGLQLSQHSWLMVLHADSRLSQHWVDHVQRVLSMARGHQQAWAFDFRVDQRRPLLKLLEWCVAIRSHWGQMPYGDQGLLIHRSLYERVGGYRSLALMEDVDLIQRLQQISRIGALGCALTTSARRWTRRGVLNQAWSNAQLRRRWKNGEDAEQLIQIYRR